The Glycine soja cultivar W05 chromosome 19, ASM419377v2, whole genome shotgun sequence genomic sequence aaaatttataaatttaatttaattttatattctcaACTATTCGATTTCGATAGagtatttatgatattttaaaaattttaaagtttcaataaaaaatttaaataattaaaaatagtacattcaaaaacacataattatcaactttacttttattaatttaattaataatattctattaatgtattgaagataaaaatagtaaatgatGTTGGAACAACCAGGAATCTAGAAGGGGGTTTGAATAGATTCTTTTGAAATCTTTAtcaatttattctttaatttgattaaaatgatCCTTTTCAATTAATCAAAGTTTTCCTCAAAAGATCAACACAATCAAGAAAACTTTCAATGATTAGAACATATGAAAAACCTTTTATATGGCCATTGGAGATCAATTCCAATACCAAGATGAATTACAAGACTAAGGTTTTAGAGAGAAAGATAATCAAACAAgagtttatactggttcaatTCACGCAAGACATACATCCAATTTGTTCTAAGACCTTTAAGAACCTCCACTATTAGAGAATCATGTACAATCACTATGCACACACAATTTCTTTAAAGAAACTCTAACCTTTCCCTCAAAACCTACAAGAGAGAGACCCAGAATTAAAACCCTATCAATTCTCTGGACCTCTTGGTAACCCTAACCACAAATCACAACCTAAAAGAATTtaagagaaaggattgaatacaCCCGAACGTGTAGATCTTCAATATCTTCAAGCTCTTCTCATAAGATGATGATAGAATGAATGATTCTTTAATCAACTTCAATCTTCAAACTAAATGCAGTACAATCCTTTTAGAAGActcttttgaaatatttttctccAAGATAGAACATATCAAGAGTCTGTAATAAAGAATACACATAGGGGTTTATAAACTTTGAcagttaaaacatatttaatcgaTTAGAAAAATAGATAATCAATTAATTCGTTAAAATCCCATTTATTATGCATTTCCAGAAATTGGATAATTGATTATtagaaagggtaattgattaatGTGTTTCAGTTTGAGTATCTCTATTGCTTCTGTGCTTTCTGGGTAGTTGATTGTCACATGTGGTAATAGATTGTAGAATCACATAGAGAACTTCTCATTGTTTCCAAAAACAGAGCAGTCAATTATCCTAAGCTATACATCCTTCCTTCTTTTGAATCTGGCTTAGGCACTCAATTACCAAGCTAGGCAATCAATTAATTCGATGGTTACAACCAAATTTCAAGTAGAAGTAAGTTCTATTGCTTGTACTTAGGAAACTTAgagaaataaaatacttcattcaCTTCACATTTGATCAAAACTAAGTATTAAAAAGACTTAGACTATATCACACACATGCCTAGTCTAAAACATTCAAGACAATTGCCACATCTATTAAACATGTTTgacatttcaaaattattaaaccaAAACTAAAACTAAGGGCTTCAAGCTTTGATCTAACAATCTCTCCCTTTTTGGTTTTGATAATGCCAAATCTATATTATGCGTATTGATGTTTCTTCTCATAGTACATGTTCTACAACATGTTTCACAAACACGTTAGTAGCATCTTTTCAATTCAAGTTAATTGGTACAAATTACTTAATTGTAATCAACCATCAAAAGCATCAAACTTTCTCCCCCTTTTGGCATCACAAAGCCAAAGTGAGTGTTTATGATGgagaaataaaacaattaaaatcaaGACACACATGACAGAAAATAGAAAGATATACTAACTAAAAGTTTATAAGCAAAAATATAGAACAAACATAGAAAAAAAGTCAAGCCTAGACTATATGCTTATGAGCTATGAGGCTAACTATCCTAGGTTGAGGGGATCCTAGAAGGATAGGTAAAGATCAAATATCATCCATATGATGTGGTGCTCTCATAGCATTTATCCTTTCAAAGATAGTTTCAAAGTACTCCTTAAGCTTAGTATAGTCCTCCTTATGCACCCTCATGAGCTTGTCCATCTTGGCTAACATCATCTGCTCAAAGGGGCTCATAGGATTTTCCTCTGCATcttgttgttttgtttgatcctctttgcttttctCAATCCATCCAACTCCAATTTCTTCAGATTTGATGTACGCCATTTGCTTCAAGACTTTGGTCTTCACTTCAAATTCAACTTCAACAAAACGAAAGACTTCTTGGGTATCAACTATGAAGTATTCAATTATCCTAGAGATAAATATTGCATAGGGACACTTAAAAGACACAATCCACTTGGTCTTCAACATGTTATCAACAATAATGCAGACCTAATTAATCTTTAGCTTCCCTTACATAAGATAGATAAGGAAAAGATCCTCTTTTGTCAAATGAGGGTGATTGCTCCCCCTGGGAGTAATAAGCCAAGCAACCACATAGGGCAAAAGCTTGTGCTCCAACATCAAAGGTCCAGTACCAGAATGCTTATTTCCCTTTCCCTTTGTAACAACAACAATATAGGTAGATGAATTCTTCTGTTGAATGTGATTCCAACTTCCTTGAGACCTTTCTGGTTAGTCATCACCCCTTTACAAGAAAGTCCATCTATCTCTAACCACACCTATAgaattctttttccttttcactcCAGCTCACAAAAATCCAGTATCACCTGTAGAAGACTTTACCAAATCAATGTAGTAGGTTACCTTCATCTCCACCAACTTCTACAAACCGTGGTACTCAATCAACTCAGGAAAGGTTAATCCTTCACTCCTTAACCAATCCATACTAACATTCTTCGGTTGAATCATCTCCTTCTTGGCATAACTAAACTTGTATGATACCTCATAGTGTTCCTCAGAAAACCATGGGGTTGCCTTAAGAGTAGTAGGTGGTGAAGGAAAATGTGCAACTCATTTTCCTTTGTTGGAAGGACCACCATTTGTTGGTTCCTTCTCCTTCTTCGTTCTAGGGGCATTGGGTTTGTGCCCAATGCTTTTCatcttcttgttcttgttctctGTCATTGATGAAGGTTGGGGGCGAAGGTAGAAAAAGAGGTTGGGTGTTTAGGAAGGTTGGAGGATAATGAGGAGTCTCTCTTAGGGTTTGAAAAAATGGCTTAAGGAGAAAGTGTGAACTTTCTAGGTCTGGGTAAGGCTTTTAAAAACAGAGCAAGCGTCTTTTTAGTTTCAAAAAACATTTCAAATGCCTGGTAATCAACTACCcaaagtggtaatcgattataggcttACCCAGAGAGCTTGGATATCAACCCCAACTCCAAATAATCTATTATAGGATTAGCTAATTGTTTATCATGCAtgcttaaacaattttttttcaaaaataaacatgctagaatatttttatgaatgctAAATGTTCAAGAACTTAAACCACATGTACAAATAAGCAAATAAACATACAAATGTAAATGCATATATACATGAATGACAACTTTCAAGTTGGCTGAAGTAGGATTAGACTTACTTAGGATGCCAAGTTCATTATGTAGGTGGAAGAACCTATCCCTTGCTAGAGGTTtagtaaagatatcagcaagctatGAGTCTATATCAACAAACTCTATATCACAACTACCCTTGTGTATATGATCCCTAATGAAATgatgtctaatctctatatgcttTGTCGTAGAATGCATGCTAGGTTTTTTTTAGACTAATGAtgttaagtcaaaagacattTATTTCTTAATGATGAATCAGGActcctaattattttgattagatgcaaataaatacaaatgataaaaattgcATTTGATATGCTATCAGGTCATGATTTATCTTTGTGCATCTGAAGTTTTCAGATGGTAAACTTATAAGACGATCTGGTATAGCATTTAAATAATGTACTTAAAACCTTCATTTAATACTCGATGTTTGAGATTCTATCATGCATAAAACATTCTCCTAGAATCTGAAAtgtcctatgaagaataaatgaagtccaCAATCTAAAAAAcgttgatcatcatcaaaaggaACACTCTATTATTGCAAACCTACTATGATAAAAGAAGTGATTTCCCTATCGGAGTACAATATACACTTTCCTATCAGCATGGACTTTGCATGTAGCAGGGACgtgcatttaatgcaagcattaaatgcttcaaaagACTTAAGACCTCACACAAAGAATAGAGTGAAGGATCCAACCATTGAGAGACAATGGATACTTGGAGACGAAGACTATATATAgaagaagctttgaagaaaCAATACACGAACAGTTCACGTGAGTCATTCTTTCGTTCTTTCTTGTAAAAATATCTCTGTAAATTCTTGAAAAGATACTAAGATCTTAAAACACCTTGTAtaccttgagagaaaagactaaaagtGTTGAGTGATATATCCGTCTGTAAGACAATCACCATTTTAGTTTGTGTGCAAACTTCCAACAaatcttgttgatttgtttagagcTAGCAATGGCTTGGTAGGATAAAGAATACCGGTCTTATGCCAAGCTTGGGGTAGAGCTTGCAAGTGTAAGAGCCAGAAGTGGCAGTGaataatacttgtaactttgaaAAGTTAGTGGAAACTTGGTCGTTGCCAAGAATTGGACGTAGTCTCTGAGTTAAGATGAATCAATATAAATTCTTTGTGTGCTTTGTTGTCGATTAACTCACAAagggtttgaatttgtttttagatcttatatctcttttttttttctcaatgaaaacatttttcttcatgGTCTAATAAAGTCTAAATCAAAACCTGTCAAAGTATTTTTAGGTTTATCTACTCTAGacgataaaaatatgttttatagaaaaaatttaaatttctagaaACACAATTCGATCCTccttcttgtgttatttgcttctacagtttggtatcagagctcaaCCTCTAAAGGGTTGAACACTTAACGGTGTGTAGAGGAAAAGATCCAGATGGCAGATAACCAACGTCAGTTCATCACTAAGGGAGCATCTCTCACAAGACCACTAGGCTTCACTGGAGAATACTGCCCTTAATGGAAGGACAAGATAGAGATGTATATCATGTCCACTCACTATAGAATCTGGCTAACCATCAACAATGGAGATATTCGCATCACCAAACCTGAAGTTGAATGGATAAATGACGATCTTGCCATTAAGGAGCTCAACACTAAAGCTAGATATACTCTGACATGTGCCCTATCAAAGAATGAGTACAACAAGATCTACAAACAAAAAACTACTAAAGAAATCTTGGACTCATTAAGTATAAACTATGAAAGCACTGAAGATGTCAAATTGAGGAAAGTTGCGACTCTAATAAGACATTAtgaaagcttcatgatgaaggATGAAGAGTCTATGGATGACATGCTTGGAAGACTTCAAGTTCTTCTAAACAATCTTGAAGCTCTTGAATAGACGTACTCCAAGGCTCAGATAAACTTGAAGGTGCTAGACAACTATCCCAAGGTGTGGGAACCCAAGACCACAACCATTCAGGAAGCAAGAGATATAAAAAATCTTGCATAGGATGAGTTGTTACACATTCCGAGAGTCCATGAAGTTCACCTTTAAAATAAGGAGCATCTGCTAAAGAATAATTTTGTTGCCCTAAAGTCTGAAGAGTAAAGCTtcagaagagaagaaaataagagctTGTCCAAAGCTCTAAAAGTGCAGATGCAGGAATCAGATGGATTAGATGACTCTGGTGGATCCACAAATGGTGAAGTGGTCCTCATGTCtagaaagttcaaaaaaatgatgaaaaaggaGGGAAATTTTCAACACTCCTCTAGGCGAAAAGATTCCAAATTCAAAAAGACGAACAAGGAGGAAAACAATGAGATCATTTGCTTTGAATGTAGAAAGCCTAGACATATGAAGGCTGATTGTCCCCAACTAAAGAAGAAAAGATACTTGCAGGACAAGAAGAGGAAAAGTCTTATGGTCACTTGGGATGACTTAGACAGTGAGAAAAGTAACAGTTCAAACAATGAATAAGGCAACATTTGTCTCATGGTAGACACAGACGATAAGGTTGAGGTAAAAACTTATTCTGAATCTGTTACTTCTTCTTGTGCTTCGTCAGACGATGAAGGGACATGCCCTATGATGTTCTTATTTAGAAATCTCATATCATTTCTCTTTAGTGTAAaaagtttaaagaaaaattcaaagccTCATATTCTGAAAACACCAAATTAAGGAAATCAAATGCAGATTTGAAAAAGAAGATTCAAACTCTAGAGAGAATCTGAGTAGTAAGACTGATGAAACTTTCATTATTGAAAAACTAAGAGAAGAGGTAGCATGTCTTAATAATGACTTTGGGAAGTTCATGGAAAGTTCAAAGAATCTTACTACTCTTTTGAAATTCAATCAACATCCCTATGACAAGTCTGGTCTGGGCTTTGAAAAGGGAAAGTTTCCTTAAGTCATAGTCTGCTTTAGACAAATGTGACTTTTGTGGTAACTCTAGACATTCCAAGCTCAGATGCATCCATAAGAAAAAATAGATGTCTAAGGGTACTAACTATGCTTGACCCAAAGAGATATAGGTACCAAAATCTTAAATAGTTCTTGTTGCAGATATCCTTGGTAGGAAAAGACAAAGGTTTAAGCTGATACTTCGATACTGGATGGTCACGATACATGACGAGGGAAAGGTCTATGTTCCTAGAGCTAAACCACATGAAGGAGGAGCAATTGCCTTTAAAGGCATAGGTAAGGGAAAGATCTTTGGTATAGGTAAAGTTGGTATTCCCAATTCTAGTATTGAATCGAAGCTTAGGTCGTATCCCAACAGAATAGTGTAAGGatgaatattcaaattaaaacctttcgggtaaagatatttttgtgttttatattttaaactacctaaaaataaaactaatcaaaatagaaaataaaagatatatttttctagagagattaatgtgctgaaaatttaataataaaaattaaaagaaaaggtaaGAAGTTACTTGTTGACGTGATAATAATTGTAGACAAAAACAATAACGTTGAGATGCTAAGATTGTACTCAGAATCCCCCTCTTTTATGCAATTCCTCATACTTCTACGTCGTTATATCGTTCATCTCCAATTCACTAACGTATTTTATCCTTAATCCCTTAAGTGATAGACCCTAAATCCCTCAATCTCTTGGCAAACCAACAGAAGCCATCAACATTATTGTTTGGGAATTACTGAGGCTTAACCAAGattattctatccctagagataACCCCAATTAAGTATTCGATTCAGTTCAGGTTTCAACAAGACTTGCCAAAGTGCACGTCAATTCCTggaatcacacaagttggcaggaaaatgagtgttcaggaaaaaaaaagtgaaagggaagtatgcttgttgttttggctcgaaatttgttctataaatGATGCCTATTTTATaacaatcttagttctgaaatttcaattgaaaattagtgtgaaaacaagtgccaaaactagaggtttcttgagtcttatttttttagttttttttttactctactctagagccattctaggtttctctttgagtcctagcttgcttttgtgtgcttttaattgctttaattgttgaataatacttgaaaatttgtcttgctaaaactctattggtttatctttcatttcattttttggtctttggttattgcttgtctctttatttccttgtttgagagttgccatatagggaattggaaaggaggattggtgccatcccttgaagacttttgagtcaagaagcaaagggccaaccaccttaagagctattggactaagaagcactccaaattgagtgaatcatcaaagagagaacaaccaccaaaattgaggacctttttataattttgtaattgacaatttacttaccttcattgctttcaaactttgtaacaaaaatgccttgcattggaagtgtgttgggagcctccaataggttaccaaacttccatttgtgtgtaataattttaggcaattttcccttaggatagtgagtgttttgttgggaactttaaatgtggtcatccaaacactcctaggatccgcctagtttacatttcttgcactgtaatttcttgtttactttcatagcttattttctttactagtcacgcctagtttatctaataattacataatactttcttcttgcttatcacacttatcttgagttcttttgaaccctagcttttaccttttacaaacccccaataagaaagaaccacaacttaggaaccaacatgagtcatcattcatctagtgttaatggtgagggtactagtcataaggatcctgtatctagaatcttagatgagttgtgttccctcaagttataaaaagaaaaactagaaagaaaagaaaagaaaaaggaaaagagagggtagaaataaatcatgatgagagagaacaaataaaagaggaagaaagaagaaaaataatgaaagaaatgaaaagagaaaaacaagcctcctatagtagtcatgactcttgcaagagttttagtgaagaacttagtgactattatagagggcgccatagttcacatactaaacattatTCCCaatgaagagaaaaggatagaaggcctgaagaggttaacattagcctcctatatttccatggaaaagttaatgttgaggcctacttagattgggaaatgaaggttgaacaactctttgcttgccatcatattagcgtagagagaaaagttccattggctacccttagctttcaagggtatgccctctattggtggacttcccttgttagggaatggAGGATTcctggggatcctccagtagagtattggaatgatcttaagagtgcccttaggaagaggcacattccctcctactatgaaagggagcttatggacaagctccaaaggcttagacaagggagtatgagtgttgaagaatatagacaacaaatggaactactcattttaagagctggacttagggaggaggaaagaacaagcatagccaggttccttagtggacttaatatggaagtgagggataaggttgaactccttccatatagggacctagatgagctagtccaactttgtacaagagtggagcaacaacttaaaaaaaagccttcttcaaaatcttatggctttcactcttatccaagaaGCACCAAgtccaaggaattttgggggctgcaccttcaaaacccaaggaagataagggtatgTCCATAGAGAgatccacccctaagactagttcccaagaaaggac encodes the following:
- the LOC114398641 gene encoding uncharacterized protein LOC114398641, with protein sequence MYIMSTHYRIWLTINNGDIRITKPEVEWINDDLAIKELNTKARYTLTCALSKNEYNKIYKQKTTKEILDSLSINYESTEDVKLRKVATLIRHYESFMMKDEESMDDMLGRLQVLLNNLEALE